In Achromobacter pestifer, the DNA window GGCAATTTCGTCTTCCGTGCGGCCGGTGCCGCGGAAGTAGTCGATGGTGCGCTCGTCGACCGGGAAGAAGCCCATGGTGGCGCCGTATTCCGGCGCCATGTTGCCGATGGTGGCGCGTTCGGCCACGGACAGGCTGGCGGTGCCTGCGCCGCAGAATTCGACGAACTTGCCCACCACCTTCTCGCGGCGCAGCATTTCAGTGATGGTCAACACCAGGTCGGTGGCGGTGACGCCGCCGCGCAGCTTGCCCTTGAGTTCCACGCCCACCACGTCGGGGGTCAGGAAGTACACGGGCTGGCCCAGCATGCCGGCCTCGGCTTCGATGCCGCCCACGCCCCAGCCCACCACGCCGATGCCGTTGATCATGGTGGTGTGGCTGTCGGTGCCCACCAGCGAGTCCGGGTAGTAGACGTTGTTCTTCTTGTCCTGGTGCACGCCGCGCGCCAGATACTCCAGGTTGACCTGGTGGACGATGCCGAAGCCCGGGGGCACGACGCCGAAGGTGTCGAACGCCTGCATGCCCCACTTCATGAACTGGTAGCGTTCCTGGTTGCGCTTGAACTCCAGCTTCATGTTCAGGTCCAGCGCATTCTTGGTGCCGAAGTAGTCGATCATGACCGAGTGGTCCACCACCAGGTCCACTGGCACCAGCGGCTCGATGCTCTTGGGGCTCTTGCCCATCTTGTCGGCCACCGAGCGCATGGCGGCGATGTCGGCCAGCAGCGGCACGCCGGTGAAGTCCTGCAGCACCACGCGGGCGACGACGAAGGGAATTTCGTCTTCGCGGCGGGCATTGGCCTGCCAGTTGGCCAGTTGCCTGACGTGCTCTTCGGTGACCTTCTTGCCGTCGCAGTTGCGCAGCACGGATTCCAGCACGATGCGGATCGAAACCGGGAGCCGCTGCACGTCGATGCCGAGGGACTTGCCCAGCGCCGGCAGCGAATAGTACTGACAGGATTTATTGCCGATCTTGAAATTCTTGAGGGTGTCTAGGGTGTTGTGCGGCATGATGGACTCCGTGGTTTTGCCCGGTTGAAGCCGGCATTTTCTGGCGTTTTTGCGCATTTGTCATTCTATGTGAGACTGGCGCCTGCGCGGCCGTATGTCTTATATCTTATATAAGACTTGGCTGGGCCGTCAAAGTTCCCCTACTGCAATCAGGGGCGGCGGCCTTTGGCCTTACCCGATACTCTGGCCGAGGCGTGCGCGGGTCGCAAGCCTCTTTTATCAAGAAAGTCCTACGCGGATGTTGCGGCGCTACTAGGGAGCGCGGGTCTACGCAAGGAATTCGCGCAGCAGCACGGTCAGTTCGGTACGCAGGAAATCGACCACCGCGCGCTGTGCCGTCGAGGGGTAGGGGTTGGACGTGGTCAGGATGAACAGCTTGTCGCCCGGGCCCATGGCCTGGTAGGCCGGCAGCACCGGCGTCAATCGTCCCGCGGCGAGGTCCCCATGCACCACATAGGCCGGCAGCAGCGCCACGCCCGCGCCGGCGCGGGCAGCTTGCGCCAGGAACGGGAAATACTCCGACTGCAGCCGCGGCGCGAGCTTGGCCTCATGCAGCTGGTCCTTGCGGCGCAGCCGCAGCGTGACCTGGGGCCTGGGGTCGGGCGGGCCAAGAAAGTGCAGGCGGCCGAGGTCGCGCGGATGGGCCGGCGGGCCGAACAGCTCCAGATAGGAAGGCGCCGCGCACAGCACCCATTTCACGTCGCCCAGCGCGCGTGCCACGTAATCCTGCGGCGGGGTGGTCATCACCCGCAGCGCCACGTCGATTTCCGACGAAATCAGGTCGCTTACCCGGTTGGAAAACAGCACGCGCAGGGTCAGCGCCGGATGCCGCAAGGTGAAGTTCACCAGCAGCGGGCGCAACTGGTCCAGTTCTCCCAGCCCGGTGGGGATGCTCAGCCGGACGTGGCCGGCGGGCTCCGAGCCGAGCTTTTGCAAGGCGTGGCGGGCGGATTCGACCTCGCGCGCCATGCGCGCGCCGTGCTCGTACAGCACCGAGCCTTGCTGCGTCAGCTCCAGCCGCCGGGTGCTGCGGCGGATGAGCTGGGCGCCGAAGGCGCGTTCCAGCTTCTGCAGGTTGCGGCTGACGTGCGATCGGGTCACGCCGTGGCGC includes these proteins:
- a CDS encoding LysR family transcriptional regulator — its product is MPALPALDLNLIQLFVTIVDAGTLSEAAVRHGVTRSHVSRNLQKLERAFGAQLIRRSTRRLELTQQGSVLYEHGARMAREVESARHALQKLGSEPAGHVRLSIPTGLGELDQLRPLLVNFTLRHPALTLRVLFSNRVSDLISSEIDVALRVMTTPPQDYVARALGDVKWVLCAAPSYLELFGPPAHPRDLGRLHFLGPPDPRPQVTLRLRRKDQLHEAKLAPRLQSEYFPFLAQAARAGAGVALLPAYVVHGDLAAGRLTPVLPAYQAMGPGDKLFILTTSNPYPSTAQRAVVDFLRTELTVLLREFLA